The DNA region GCCGGCAAGGACTGGAGCGGTGCCCGTCTCGTTCTGCGTCGCGGCGCAAAGGGCAAGAAGTAGTCTGCCGCAGAACGTGACAGGCTGTTGCCTCTAGACTCGATCCAAGGAGTTCACATGCCCATCGAGGTTGGCGCCGAGGCGCCCGACTTCGTCCTCAAGGACCAGAACAACCAGGAAGTCCGACTCTCGGACTTCCGGGGTCAGCGTACGGTCCTGCTGGTCTTCTACCCGCTGGCCTTCACCGGCGTGTGCCAGGGCGAGCTGTGCGAGGTGCGGGACAACCTCAACGAGTACGTCAGCGACGACGTCCAGGTGCTGACCGTGAGCGTCGACTCGGTCTACGCCCACAAGGTCTGGGCGGACCGGGAGGGCTACCAGTTCCCGCTGCTGGCCGACTTCTGGCCGCACGGCGCGGTCGCGCAGGCGTACGGGGTCTTCAACGACACCGCCGGTATCGCCAACCGGGGCACCTTCGTCATCGACAAGGCCGGTGTCGTCCGCTTCGCCGAGATGAACATGCCGGGCGAGCCGCGCGACCAGCAGGGCTGGCGCAAGGCTCTGGCGGAGGCCACCGCCTGACCCGATTCCCAACGGGTGCGACCGTCCGGCAGGGCCGGTGCGCGGCAGGGTAAGCTGCCAACCGCCGGTCCGCCGTACGGCGTTTCCGGGCGCGTAGCTCAGTGGGAGAGCACTCGCCTTACAAGCGAGGGGTCGCAGGTTCGAAACCTGCCGCGCCCACCAGTACCAACGGCGGTGGGGCCAGGGCGCCCTCACCGTTACGGCGAAACGGCGGAATCCAGGCGAGCCGGAAACCGCCATTACAACGTAACGGAGTCGATTCGATCCAGGGCGGGCCGGGTGGCTGCTACCGCCCGAGTCGTCACCTTCTTCGCGTCGGCAGGTGAGTCACTGTCGCGTGTGCCAGGATGCCGACCGCGCTTCCGACCAGCAGGCCGATCAGTGTCGCCCACTGCGCCCCGATGCCGGCTTGGAGCAGTGCGTTGATGCCCAGGCCGGCAGACACCCCGGCCGCTGTGCCGGCCCCGAGGGCCCACCACCGATGCCGTACTCCCGCGACGTGCAGTTCAAGGTAGGGCGGCAGGATCGCGATGAGCACGACCAGCAGCGGGGGCGAGGGAATCAACAGGATGAGGGCCGTGCCGGAGATCGCCCCGATGACGAGAGTCAGCAGGCCGAGACCGATCGCATGGTCCAGGTCGACGGGCAGGTGGCTCATGCCCGGCTGGCGTCGCCAGAGCCGTCGCCACCTGTCGGTGAAACCCTGCTGGGGCGTCCGGCGGACTTCCGGTTCGGCCGGTGCGGCGGGTGGAGAAGCGCCGCCAGGGCCGGCCGTGCCGTCGGGAGCGGAGGACGCGTCCGGCGAAGCCATGACAGCAATTGTGGCCCGTCCTGGCCATCAACTGACGGTCGACGTCGGTGAATCCGTGCACGATCGGTAGCCTGGTTCGGTCTCGACGGCGGTGTGCCGGAGGGTCGGGTCAGCGTGGGGTGAGCAGACAGAACTCGTTGCCCTCCGGGTCGGCGAGGACCTTCCAGGGGACATCGCCGTCCAGGTCGATGGCGGTGGCACCGAGCGCCTGAAGCCTGGCCGCCTCGGCCGCCAGGTCGTCACCGGGGTACGGGCGGACGTCGAGGTGGACGCGATTCCACCCCGTCTTCACGTCGGGGGTACGGACAAACCGCAGGTAGGGGCCGACGCCCTTGGCGGAGCGCAGCACCGCGTGGTCGTCGGTGACCTCGTGCACGGTCCAGTCCATGGCGTTGCCCCAGAAGTCGACCATGGCTCGGGGGTCTGTGCAGTCGGCCACTATCGCCGCGATCGGCCCGGTGTCCCGGGGCGAGGTGCGCCAGTCCAGCACGCAGAACTCGTTGCCCTCCGGGTCGGCCATGACCGTCCACGGCACGTCGCCCTGGCCGATGTCGGCGGGGGACGCCCCGAGTTCCGTCAGGCGGGCGATCAGTTCCGCATGATGGGCCGCCGAGGTGGTGGCGAGGTCGACATGCACGCGGTTCTTCACCGTCTTGGGGTCGTCCGGGTAGGCGACGAGGTCGATGCAGACGGCAGCGGGGTCGGGGTAGTTCAGGTCCTCCGGTTCGAGGTTGGTCACCCTCGGCCCCTCGCTGGAGATTCCCCACCCGAGCACCTGCGCCCAGAAGTGGCCCAGCGCCTCGTCGTCCAGAGCCTTCATATTGATCTGCACCAACCGAGTTGCCATGCCCCCGATGCTAGTTCCCACCACCGACAAGAGCACCCCCACCGCGCACCGGGTCTGTCGTGGTGGCAACTTCCGGGATGTTGCTGCCTCGGCACCCGGGTCGGGCAGCAACATCCCGGAAGTTGCCGGGCGGGCGAGGGCGAGGGCGAGGGCGGCGGTCATCGGGTGTAGTGCAGGAGGACGACGCCGCGACCGGCGGGGGTGGTGTCCACCAGGGTCAGGTGTTGTGGCGTGAAGGGGTGGTCGACCAGGGGGATGCCGCTGCCGGCGACGACGGGGTTGACCTTGACCAGCCATTCGTCCACTTCGGAGACGAGTTGACCGGCGAGCCGGCCGCCGCCGCAGAGCCAGATGTCGGCTCCCGGGCGTCCCTTGAGGTCGCGGACGAAGGTCACCGGATCGCCGGAGACGATCTCCACCGCCGGGTCGTCGGAGGGAGGTAGCGAGCGGGCGAAGACGTACTGCTTGAGGTGGGCGTACGGGCTGGTGACGCCGAGGCGCAGGGCGGGCTCGTAGGTGGCCCGGCCCATCAGGACCGTGTCGAATCGGCCCTGCGGTCGGTCGATGCCGAGCTGCTGGTGAGCGAAGGTCGGGAAGGTCTGCGGCCACCGCGTGACCAGGGGCCCGGTCGGGTCGGGCTGCAGGTCGAAGAAGTCGTACGACCCGTCGGGGGCGGCGATGAAACCGTCGATGCTGCTGGCCACGTAGTAGACGAGCTTGCGCAAGGGGTACTCCAATCACTACGGATGTTGTGGTTGTGTCAACGTACAACAGATGTTGTGGTTGCTGTTAGGGTTTTCCAGTGGCACGCAACCTGGAGCGGCGGGCGGCCCTGGCGGACGCCGGGCTGCGGGTGCTGGCCGCCCACGGGGCCCGAGGGCTGACCCACCGGGCCGTGGATGCCGAGGCGGGGGTGCCGACCGGCACCGCCGTCAACTACTTCCGCTCCCGGGACGCCCTGCTCGGGGCCCTCGGGGAGCGGATCTTCGAGCGGTTCGCCCCGGACGACACCGTCGTGGCCGAACTGGCCGCCCGCCCGCCCTCCTCGGCCCTGCTAGCGGACTATGTCCGGTACATCGTCGAGCGGACCACCCGGCACCCCGAACTCACCCGTGCCCTGATCGAACTACGCCTGGAGTCGGTCCGCCGCCCCGACCTGGCCCGCATCCTCGGCGACACCCTGCGCCGGGGCTACCGCGCCGACGTCGCGTACCACCTGGCGGCCGGCCTGCCCGGCGGCGCGTTCGAGGTGGCCCTGCTGCGCTACGCCGTGGACGGGCTCCTGCTCGACCTGCTCACCACCTCGATCGACACCGGATTCGACCCGGATGAGGTCGTCGCCGCCCTGGTGTCCCGCCTGGCCGGGGGAGTCCCGCCCGGAGGCTGAACCAGCCACCCCGGCCGGAGGCGATGACTGTTCGGCGGTGCAGCGGGGAAACCTCGATCCGACGCACCTGGGGAGGAGCGACGGATGACGCGTGGCGGACTGACCATCGGCGTGCTCGGCTCATACGGCGGCCGCAACCTCGGCGACGAGGCCATCCTCACCGGCCTGCTGACCGACCTGCGTCAGCAGGAGCCCAACGCTCGGATCATCGTCTTCTCGCGCGATCCCGCACACACCAAGGTCGCCCACCCCTATGTGGAGGCCGTGCCCTGGGAAGGGGTCAGCCGCACCGACTCCGCCCTCGTACTGTCCCAGCTAGACCTGCTCATTCTCGGCGGTGGCGGGATCCTCTACGACAAGGAGGCCCGCCGGTACCTGCGGGTCGTCCGGGTAGCGCAGGAACGAGGATTGCCGGTGCTGACCTACGCGGTGGGGGTCGGGCCCCTGAGCGACATCGTGGACACCGGCATGGTGCGCGAGACCCTGGCCGGGGCCACCCAGGTGACCGTACGCGACCAGGAATCGCGGATGGTGCTGGAAGAGGCCGGGCTGCTCAACCCGATCACCGTCACCGCCGACCCGGCGTTCCTGCTGCAACCGGAGGAGTTCCCGGCGGAACTGCTGCGCGAGGAAGGGGTACCGGCCGGCAAGCGGCTGGTCGGGATGAGTGTGCGGGAGCCGGGCCGGGCCGCGGAACGACTCGACGTGGACGGCTACCACCGCCTGCTCGCCCAGATCGGTGACTTCCTGGTGCACCGCATCGACGCGCACGTGTTGTTCGTGCCGATGGAACGCGACGACATCCGGCACTCCCACGGGGTGCTGTCGCACATGATCGCCGCCGAGCGGGGCCGGATCCTGCACGGCACCTACAGCCCGCAGCAGGTGGTCGGCCTGATGCGCCACCTGGACCTGGCGGTCGGGATGCGACTGCACTTCCTGATCTTCGCCGCGACGATGGGTACGCCGTTCCTCCCCCTGCCGTACGCCGGCAAGGTCTTCGACCTGGCCCAGCGACTGGGGGTGCCGGCCCTGCGCGGGGTGGAGCGGGAGGTGGAGGGCCCGCTGCTGGCCGAGGTCGACCAACTGTGGGACGAACGTGAACAGCGCGCCGAGACCACCGCCCAGCGGGTGGCCCGGGTCTGCGACGAGGCCCGGGGTACCTCTCAGGTGACCCGGGCGGTGCTGGACAGCCTGCGCCACCGCTCCCTGGTCAAGGTCGACGCCTGAGCCGCCCTCGCGTGGGCCGCTCCTGACGGGGGCGTGGTCAGACGGCCGGGCCGCGCCAGCGGTAACACCACTGCCCGGCCTCGGCATCGACCATTTCGAGCTCGTAGATGTCCGCCTCGGCCAGGCCGCCCGACCCCAGGTGATGGTGGGTCAACGGGGGCCGGTTGTTCGGATCCAACTCGACGGTGACGTGCTGGCCGTCTGCCGAACCGCCCACCAGCGGGATCTCAACCGTTGCTGCCATGCGCCCATCCTGCCCCGTACGCCGCCTCGCCGCAGCGGATACACCTCGGCGCACGGCTCGCTCGTTGGCCGGCCGAGGCCGGGGATAGCGTGTCGACATGACGGAGATCCCGATCGACCCGACCCTCGGCCCCGTGGTGAACCGGACCGCCGGGGAACGGGAGATCCTCGAATCCTTCCTGGATTTCCACCGGGCGGTCCTGCTGCGCAAGGTCCAAGGGCTTGCCGACGCTGACGCGGCCCGCCGGCTGCTGCCCTCGGCGACCACCCTCGCCGGGCTGGTCAAACACCTGGCCGAGATCGAGTACAACTGGTTCCACATCCTGCTGGAACCCTCCCCGGGGGAGACCTTCCCGACCACCGAGGAGTCCGCGCTGGCCAGCTTCACCCTCGCCGAGGACGACACCGTGGAGCGCCTGGCCGCCGACTACCAGCAGGTCTGTGCGCGGTCCCGGGAGATCGTGGCGCGCTACGACCTCGATCATGTCGTGCCACATCCGCAGCTCGGCGAGGTGTCGGTGCGCTGGATTCTGGTGCACCTGATCGAGGAGACCGCCCGACACGTCGGGCACGCCGACATCCTCCGGGAACTCACCGACGGCACCACCGGCGCACTCTGACGGACGTGCCCTTGGACGTCTTCACCGGCGTGCCCGCAGACAGCCCATCGGACGTGGCCGCTGGCACGCCGGCAGGCCCGTGTTCGCTGTCGCGCCATCGGGACCGGGTCGCGCCGGTAGGCAGTTCATGATCGCGCTCGATGTAGGTTCAAGTGGCCTTGTAAGCGCGGATAGGCACTCGATCCCGGATCGAGCGCGATCATGCAATCCCGCTCGCGGCAACGGCGTGGCCAGGGGGCACGGGGTGAGGGGTGAGGGGCGAGCCCGCAACCACAGTGTGGGGGGCAGGGGCGGGCTGCGGGGGTCAGGGAGGGGGGAGGAGACCGGGCGGGTACTCCATGCCGTCATGGGTGCAGGCTGCGGCGGCGACCCGGGCCGCGTACCCGGCGGCCTCCACCCAGGTCGCGCCGCGTAGGCGGGCGGCGATGACGCCGGCCGCGAAGGCGTCACCGGCGCCGTTGGTGTCCACCACGGGACCGGGCGGCGTGGCCGCTGGGATCCGGGTGATGTCGCCGTCGAGCTGCAGATCCGCGCCGTCGGCCCCCCAGGTCACCAGCACCGGCCGCCCCGCCACCGCCGTCGCGGAATCGCCCGCCCTGCCGGGCACCGCCACCGCCGGGCCGCCCGCCGTGACAGGTTGCGTCCTAGCCGGGCCGCCCGCCGGGACGGGTACCGCCGGCGCGGAAGGGCTCAAGGCGGCGGGGAGTGCGGTTGTCCGGTCGCCCAGGGCTACCCCGCTGACCAGCACCAACTCGGCGACCTCGGCGAAGGGACGATGGTACGGGTTGTGCCCGTCCCAGTCGTGCAGGTCGGTGGAGCTGCGTCCGTCCTCGCCCAGCAGGACGCCGAGGTCGGGCAGCAGGTCCCGTACCCAATTCATGATCGACAGGTGGACGTGCCGGGACTGCCGGATCAACTCCGCCACCTGGGCCATCGCGAAGGGTGCGGTCTCCTCGGAGGGGCGAGGGTCGTACAGCGACATTCGCCGCCCGCCGGGATCGACCAGGTTGACCGAGCGGCGGGTGCCGCCGGGCGCCTCGGCCAGCACGGTCTGCACCTCGGTACGGGACAGGGCGGCCCGCACCACCTCACCGGCCGGGTCCGCGCCGAGGGTGTCGATCACCGCCACCCGCAACCCCAGGGCGTGCGCGGCCAGCGCCACCCCGGCGCCGGTGTTGCCGATCCGCAGGTCGATCGGTTCGACGGTGAGGGAGTCGACCACCGGCAGGGGCAGGGCGGGCACCCGGACCCGTATGTCCACCCCGAGGCCACCGAGCACCAGTAGGTCGTACATGGCGTCGACGGTAGTCGGCCGGCTCCGCCTATCCTGACCCAGGTGTTAAGCGGGGTCCCCTGCTCTACCGGAGGCGTTAAGAAGGGGCCCTTCCTTTCAGCGAGGGGGAGTGTGGGTGCTGGTCGTCCACGGGATGTGGTTGCCGGGCCGAGGGCTCGCCGTCTGGGGCGAGGACAGCACCTTGGCGCCGCGTGCCCCCCGACGCCCCGGTAGAGCCCCCCGGGAGCGTCCGCACCCCTTCGCCGCCGCTCATCCCACCCTGGTAGCCGTGTCCGGGGAGGTCGCCGAGCCGACCGATCTCGGTACCGCGCTGCTGCGCCTGCCCACCCGATCCGGCTCGCCGGTCGACTCCCCGGAACTGGTCCGGACCACCGTCGTGGAACCGGCCCGCGGCCCGGTCACTCTCGCCGGGTGGCGGGTGCCCATCCTGGCGTACGCCCCGGACGCGGCCCTGCCCTTGCTGCGTGCCCTGGACGAGTTGGCTGCCGTACCCGGTGCGACCCTGCGGCACCTGGCGGAGTTGGCCACCTTCGCCGCCGACCTGGCCACCCGGGGTCGGGTCCTGCCCGGCCTGACCCTCCTCCCCGACCCGAGGGTTCCTGCGGCCACCCGCACGGCGGCCCCTGGCCGGGCGGCTCGCACCCCTTCCGGTCCAGGGTCTCGGGGTGCGGCCTCCGCACGCCCCGCCACCGCTGGTCGGGGCACCGAGGGCGAGGCCCGGGCGCTGTGGCGACCCCTGCTCACCGGCACGGACGCCGCCTGGGCCCGGGCGCTGGTGCTGGCCCTACCACCGGCCGCCCGCGCGGTGATCGAGGTGGACCTGCCCACGATGCCGCTCGCGGCGGAGCCACCCGGACTGCCAGCCCAACCGAGCCCGCCCGTGACGCAGGCAGGCGTGCCTGCGGGGACGGCCGGGGCCAGCGGGCGGGTGGGGTCCCGGCAGGGGGATCCGGGGCCGGGGCTGCTGGTGGGGGATGCGCTCGATGCGCTCACCGACGCGGCGGTGCGGGCGGCGCTGCCGCAGACCACCCTGACCCGGGGGGCCCGCCGTGAGGGGGCGGTGACGGCCTGGCTCGGCGCGCTCACCGGCCCCCAGCGTGAGTTCACCGCCGAACCGGCGGGATTGCAGGTCCTGTGCGACGAGTTGGAGACCTGGCAGCGGGACGCGGCCGGTGGGGCGGTACGGGCCAGCTTCCGGCTCGTCGAACCGGCCGACGAGGAGATGAACGGACCGGCCGACCCGAACGCAATCGTGGCGACCGAGGAGACCTGGCGGGTGGAGTTCGGGCTCCGCGCGGCCGACGACTCGGGCACCCATGTCGACGCCGCCCAGATCTGGCGGGGTGCGGCCATGCCCATGGTGGACAGCCCGCAGGAGACCCTGCTGGCCGAGTTGGGTCGGGCCAGCCGGCTGTGGCCGCAGGTGGATGCGGCCCTGCGGACGGCCACCCCGCAGGCGCTGGAGTTGGACGCCGAAGGGGCCCACCGGTTCCTGCGCGAGGGTGCCCCGATGCTGCACGCGGCCGGGTTCACCGTGCTGCTGCCCTCGTGGTGGCGGCGGCCCTCGGCGCGGCTCGGCGCGCGGCTGCGGGCCAGTTCCCGCACCGCACCGGGCACGGTGACCGGCGCCGGTGAGCGGGTCGGGTTGACGGCGCTGGTCGACTACCGGTGGGAGATCGCCCTGGGCGATCAGCCGCTGACCGCGGAGGAGTTGGCCCACCTGGCCGAGCTGAAGACCCCCCTGGTACGGCTGCGCGGGCGCTGGGTGGAACTGGACCCCAAGCGGCTCGCCGCCGGTCTGCGGCTGCTGCGTTCCACCGGTGAGTTGACCGTCGCCGACCTGCTGCGGCTGGGCCTGGCCGACGCCGAACAGCCGGACGCCCTGCCGGTGCTGGAGGTCAGCGCCGACGGGGCGTTGGGGGATCTGCTGGCCGGGTCGGTGGAGCAGCGGCTGGCCCCGCTGACCGAGCCGCCCTCGTTCGCCGGCACCCTGCGGCCGTACCAACGTCGGGGTCTTTCGTGGTTGACCTTCCTCCAGTCGCTCGGCCTGGGCGGGGTGCTCGCCGACGACATGGGCCTGGGTAAGACGGTGCAGCTGTTGGCGCTGTTCGCGGCCGACCCGCCGCAGGCCGGGCCGACCCTGCTGGTGTGTCCGATGTCGCTGGTCGGCAACTGGCAGCGGGAGGCGGCCCGGTTCACCCCGCAGCTGCGGGTGCATGTGCACCACGGCGCGCAGCGGGCCCGGGGCGCCGAGTTCGGCGACGCCGTGCGGGCTGCGGATCTGGTGCTCACCACCTATCCGACGGCGGCCCGGGACGCGGCGGACCTGGCCGGGATCGACTGGCACCGGGTGGTGCTCGACGAGGCGCAGGCGGTGAAGAACGCCGCCACCCGGCAGGCCGAGGCGGTCCGTACGCTGCCCGCCCGGCACCGGATCGCGGTGACCGGTACCCCGGTGGAGAACCGGCTGGCCGATCTATGGTCCATCATGCAGTTCGCCAACCCGGGACTGCTCGGCCCGGCGGCGACCTTCCGGAAGCGCTTCGCCGAGCCGATCGAGCGGCACGGTGACACCGAGACCGCCGAGCGGCTGCGCCGGATCACCGGCCCGTTCGTGCTGCG from Micromonospora sp. NBC_01739 includes:
- a CDS encoding dihydrofolate reductase family protein translates to MRKLVYYVASSIDGFIAAPDGSYDFFDLQPDPTGPLVTRWPQTFPTFAHQQLGIDRPQGRFDTVLMGRATYEPALRLGVTSPYAHLKQYVFARSLPPSDDPAVEIVSGDPVTFVRDLKGRPGADIWLCGGGRLAGQLVSEVDEWLVKVNPVVAGSGIPLVDHPFTPQHLTLVDTTPAGRGVVLLHYTR
- a CDS encoding peroxiredoxin — translated: MPIEVGAEAPDFVLKDQNNQEVRLSDFRGQRTVLLVFYPLAFTGVCQGELCEVRDNLNEYVSDDVQVLTVSVDSVYAHKVWADREGYQFPLLADFWPHGAVAQAYGVFNDTAGIANRGTFVIDKAGVVRFAEMNMPGEPRDQQGWRKALAEATA
- a CDS encoding VOC family protein; this translates as MATRLVQINMKALDDEALGHFWAQVLGWGISSEGPRVTNLEPEDLNYPDPAAVCIDLVAYPDDPKTVKNRVHVDLATTSAAHHAELIARLTELGASPADIGQGDVPWTVMADPEGNEFCVLDWRTSPRDTGPIAAIVADCTDPRAMVDFWGNAMDWTVHEVTDDHAVLRSAKGVGPYLRFVRTPDVKTGWNRVHLDVRPYPGDDLAAEAARLQALGATAIDLDGDVPWKVLADPEGNEFCLLTPR
- a CDS encoding TetR/AcrR family transcriptional regulator; the encoded protein is MARNLERRAALADAGLRVLAAHGARGLTHRAVDAEAGVPTGTAVNYFRSRDALLGALGERIFERFAPDDTVVAELAARPPSSALLADYVRYIVERTTRHPELTRALIELRLESVRRPDLARILGDTLRRGYRADVAYHLAAGLPGGAFEVALLRYAVDGLLLDLLTTSIDTGFDPDEVVAALVSRLAGGVPPGG
- a CDS encoding DinB family protein produces the protein MTEIPIDPTLGPVVNRTAGEREILESFLDFHRAVLLRKVQGLADADAARRLLPSATTLAGLVKHLAEIEYNWFHILLEPSPGETFPTTEESALASFTLAEDDTVERLAADYQQVCARSREIVARYDLDHVVPHPQLGEVSVRWILVHLIEETARHVGHADILRELTDGTTGAL
- a CDS encoding polysaccharide pyruvyl transferase family protein — its product is MTRGGLTIGVLGSYGGRNLGDEAILTGLLTDLRQQEPNARIIVFSRDPAHTKVAHPYVEAVPWEGVSRTDSALVLSQLDLLILGGGGILYDKEARRYLRVVRVAQERGLPVLTYAVGVGPLSDIVDTGMVRETLAGATQVTVRDQESRMVLEEAGLLNPITVTADPAFLLQPEEFPAELLREEGVPAGKRLVGMSVREPGRAAERLDVDGYHRLLAQIGDFLVHRIDAHVLFVPMERDDIRHSHGVLSHMIAAERGRILHGTYSPQQVVGLMRHLDLAVGMRLHFLIFAATMGTPFLPLPYAGKVFDLAQRLGVPALRGVEREVEGPLLAEVDQLWDEREQRAETTAQRVARVCDEARGTSQVTRAVLDSLRHRSLVKVDA
- a CDS encoding carbohydrate kinase family protein — encoded protein: MYDLLVLGGLGVDIRVRVPALPLPVVDSLTVEPIDLRIGNTGAGVALAAHALGLRVAVIDTLGADPAGEVVRAALSRTEVQTVLAEAPGGTRRSVNLVDPGGRRMSLYDPRPSEETAPFAMAQVAELIRQSRHVHLSIMNWVRDLLPDLGVLLGEDGRSSTDLHDWDGHNPYHRPFAEVAELVLVSGVALGDRTTALPAALSPSAPAVPVPAGGPARTQPVTAGGPAVAVPGRAGDSATAVAGRPVLVTWGADGADLQLDGDITRIPAATPPGPVVDTNGAGDAFAAGVIAARLRGATWVEAAGYAARVAAAACTHDGMEYPPGLLPPP